The Rhodanobacteraceae bacterium genomic sequence CGGAAAAGACATGGATGTCGTAGTGCGCACAGCGAACTTCAAATCAGCCGCGCCGCCGTCAGTTCGCTCTTGAGATACGCGTAATAGATCGGCGCGGCGACCACGCCGGGCAGTCCGAATGCCGCTTCCATCACCAGCATTGCCAGCAGGATTTCCCAGGCACGCGCGTGGATGCGGTGGCCGACGATCTTCGCGTTGAGGAAATACTCCAGCTTGTGGATCAGGATCAGGAAGATCAGCGCGCCCAGCGCAGCCCACAGCGACATCGACAGCGCGACGATCACGATCAGGGTGTTGGAAACCAGGTTCCCGACCACCGGCAGCAGGCCGACGATGAAGGTGATCGCGATCAGGGTCTTGGTCAACGGCAGGTGCACGCCGGCCAGCGGCAGCGCGATCAGCAGGAAGATCGCAGTGAACAGGGTGTTGAGCGCCGAGATGCGCGCCTGCGCGAACACGATGTCGTGGAAGGCCTGCGCGAAGCGCGCGCAACGCGCGGTCAGGTCGCGCCGCAGCGGCCCCGCGCTGGCCACCTCGCGCATGTGCGTGAGCGCCACCAGCGCGCCCAATGCGAGACCCACCAGGATGCGACCGAACACGTGCGCCGTTTCCTTGCCGGCGACCTGCAATTGCCCGGCGTGCGTGCGTGCGAGTTGCGTCGCGGTGTAGCGAAAATCCTCGGCACTGACCGGCAGATACGCCACGATCCACGCCGGCAACTGGGTGCGGGCGCGGTCGATGGTCGGCATCATCCGGTCGAACAAGGTGTTCGGGTCGCCGAGTTCGGCGCGGAAGAACGCGACCGCGCCGAAAATCAGCAGCGCGAGCAAACCCGCGACCACCACCGCGAGTACGCCCACCACCAGTTGCCGCGCCCACCCGCCCGGCCAGCGGCGTTCCAGCCACGGCGCCAGCGCGTCGACCACCGCGTACACCAGCAGGCCCGCGATCAGTGCCGGCAACAGGTGCGCGGACATCACGAACAGCAAGGCCACCGCCGCCGCGAGGTAACTTGCGACCGCGGTGTGGCGGGTGGCGTGGGGAGGCACGCGGGCGTCGTCGTTCATGCGGATCGAGTCTGGCAGCGGCGCGTCCGCGACTCCAGTGCCGGAGGCGCCGTTAAAATCGTGCGCTGCCGCCAACGGAGCGCCGACGCCGATGCCCAAGTCCATTCCTGCACGCGACCGCCTGATCTTCGCGCTCGACGTGCCGGACCGCGCCGAAGCCGTCGCATGGATGGACCGGCTGGGCGACGCGGTGTCGTTCTACAAGATCGGATTGGAATTGTTGAGCGGCGGCGATTACTTCCCGGTGCTGGACGAACTCGCCGCGCGCGGAAAAAAAATCTTCGCCGACCTGAAGTTCCACGACGTGCCGGCCACCGTCGCCGGCGCGGTGCGCGGCCTGGCGCAACGTCCGATCACCTTCGCGACCCTGCATTGCGACAGCCGCGCGATGCTGGAAGCCGCGGCCGCGGCGAAAGGTCCGCTGCAATTGCTGGCGGTGACGGTGCTGACCAGCAACGACGCCGG encodes the following:
- a CDS encoding putative membrane protein, which encodes MNDDARVPPHATRHTAVASYLAAAVALLFVMSAHLLPALIAGLLVYAVVDALAPWLERRWPGGWARQLVVGVLAVVVAGLLALLIFGAVAFFRAELGDPNTLFDRMMPTIDRARTQLPAWIVAYLPVSAEDFRYTATQLARTHAGQLQVAGKETAHVFGRILVGLALGALVALTHMREVASAGPLRRDLTARCARFAQAFHDIVFAQARISALNTLFTAIFLLIALPLAGVHLPLTKTLIAITFIVGLLPVVGNLVSNTLIVIVALSMSLWAALGALIFLILIHKLEYFLNAKIVGHRIHARAWEILLAMLVMEAAFGLPGVVAAPIYYAYLKSELTAARLI
- a CDS encoding Orotidine 5'-phosphate decarboxylase, with product MPKSIPARDRLIFALDVPDRAEAVAWMDRLGDAVSFYKIGLELLSGGDYFPVLDELAARGKKIFADLKFHDVPATVAGAVRGLAQRPITFATLHCDSRAMLEAAAAAKGPLQLLAVTVLTSNDAGDLAALGVRGDPADVVIQRAQLAQSAGIDGVVCSGADLPRLRDALGAELLTVCPGIRPAGPSGDDQKRTVDVPTAFAQGADYIVVGRPIRKAPDPRAAAKAIVDQIAAAKG